Proteins co-encoded in one Lacerta agilis isolate rLacAgi1 chromosome 6, rLacAgi1.pri, whole genome shotgun sequence genomic window:
- the TOMM6 gene encoding mitochondrial import receptor subunit TOM6 homolog, with product MAPGGQAAGGGSSSSAVTPEGLRGWIRGAYRFATDRSDFRRNLIVNLGLFAVGVWVARNLTDIDLMAPQPPA from the exons ATGGCGCCGGGTGGGCAAGCAGCGGGCGGCGGAAGCAGCTCCAGCGCGGTGACGCCCGAGGGGCTACGGGGCTGGATCCGGGGCGCCTACCGCTTCGCCACAGACCGCAGTGACTTTCGCAG GAACCTCATAGTTAACCTGGGTCTCTTTGCAGTGGGAGTTTGGGTAGCTAGAAACTTAACAGACATCGATTTGATGGCACCACAGCCTCCTGCATAG